The Euphorbia lathyris chromosome 2, ddEupLath1.1, whole genome shotgun sequence genome includes a window with the following:
- the LOC136220967 gene encoding probable glutathione S-transferase, with the protein MAEVKLLGIWYSPFTNRVIWALKLKGIPFEYVEEDLANKSSMLLHYNPVHKKVPVLIHGGKPISESMIIVKYLDETWPHHPLLPALPYGRALARFWVNFFEDKELSMWKMFGTAGEEQEKAVKATMEILKTIEEEAMEVMGENKYFGGENIGIVDIAFGGIAHWLGVLEKMVGIKIFEPHKFPKLHSWTQNFKQHPIICENLPDVAKMIALFEPRRERMLASASACRVVNQPSRS; encoded by the exons ATGGCTGAAGTCAAGCTACTTGGAATATGGTATAGTCCTTTTACTAACAGAGTGATATGGGCTCTAAAACTGAAGGGCATACCCTTTGAATATGTGGAAGAAGATCTGGCCAACAAAAGTTCTATGCTTTTGCACTATAATCCAGTGCACAAGAAAGTCCCAGTGCTCATCCATGGCGGCAAACCAATCAGCGAATCGATGATAATCGTCAAGTATTTGGACGAAACATGGCCTCATCATCCCTTGCTGCCCGCTCTTCCTTATGGGAGAGCACTTGCCAGGTTTTGGGTCAATTTTTTTGAAGACAAG GAACTTTCAATGTGGAAGATGTTTGGAACGGCCGGCGAAGAGCAAGAGAAAGCAGTAAAGGCTACCATGGAAATACTTAAAACGATAGAAGAAGAAGCCATGGAAGTAATGGGAGAGAATAAATATTTTGGAGGAGAAAATATTGGAATTGTTGACATTGCTTTTGGGGGAATCGCTCATTGGCTGGGAGTGTTAGAGAAAATGGTAGGAATAAAGATATTTGAACCCCATAAATTCCCTAAATTGCATTCATGGACACAAAATTTCAAGCAACATCCTATTATCTGTGAAAATCTTCCGGATGTAGCTAAGATGATCGCCTTGTTTGAACCCCGTAGGGAAAGGATGCTAGCATCTGCTTCTGCTTGTAGGGTTGTAAATcagccgagccgctcatga
- the LOC136220966 gene encoding probable glutathione S-transferase: protein MAELKLLGTWASPFSCRVIWALKLKGIPFEYVEEDLANKSSMLLQYNPVHKKIPVLVHGGKPINESMIIVEYLDETWPDHPLLPTDPYERALARFWVKFIEDKGSSMWAIFRSKGEEQEKAVKATMEILKTIEEEAMGVMGESKYFGGEKIGIVDIAFGPIAHWLPVIEKVGGVKLLEPHKFPKLQAWIQNFKQDAVISENIPDEEKMVAFFKRRREMILASA, encoded by the exons ATGGCTGAACTTAAGCTACTCGGAACATGGGCTAGTCCATTTAGTTGCAGAGTGATATGGGCTCTAAAACTAAAGGGCATACCCTTTGAATATGTGGAAGAAGATCTGGCCAACAAAAGCTCAATGCTTTTGCAGTATAATCCAGTTCACAAGAAAATCCCAGTGCTCGTCCATGGCGGCAAACCAATCAACGAATCCATGATAATCGTCGAGTATTTGGACGAAACATGGCCTGATCACCCCTTGCTGCCTACTGATCCTTATGAGAGAGCACTTGCCAGGTTCTGGGTCAAATTTATTGAAGACAAG GGTTCATCAATGTGGGCGATATTCCGAAGCAAAGGAGAAGAGCAAGAGAAAGCAGTGAAAGCTACCATGGAAATACTAAAAACGATAGAAGAAGAAGCCATGGGAGTAATGGGAGAGAGTAAGTATTTTGGTGGAGAAAAGATTGGAATAGTTGACATTGCTTTTGGGCCAATCGCTCATTGGCTGCCAGTGATTGAAAAAGTAGGCGGAGTAAAACTACTTGAACCCCATAAGTTCCCAAAACTGCAGGCATGGATCCAAAATTTCAAGCAAGACGCAGTTATCAGTGAAAATATTCCAGATGAAGAGAAGATGGTTGCCTTTTTCAAACGTCGCAGGGAAATGATTTTGGCATCTGCTTGA